The Candidatus Melainabacteria bacterium genomic interval CGCCAGGTGTATACGCATCCACAGCATGCGGATACGTCAACACCTCGGCCAGCGACCCCATCGGCATGTAGGGATGCTGCGGCAGGAACATGCAGTTGTTCGGACGCTGGATAGTTCCACTGCCGTATGGCCAGATGCCCGCGATAGCCGCAAAGAGAGTCGACTTGCCGCAACCACTGCGACCACCAACCAGAGCAGACTGTCCGCTCTCGAAAGTCCGACTGCCGATGCGAAGCAGCGGCGCCTGGTCAGGCATATCCACCGCCAAGGCAACGAACTTGAGCTTTCCATCGCTGGACTGCTCAATTTTGATGCCGCTGCAATTTGCGACACGAGCTGCATCGATTGCTGTTTTCATCGTCGTCAACCGATGCACGATGGCGTAGAGCTTAGCCAGTTCCTCGTAACTGTCGACGAACCAGGAAAGCGAGTCCTGTACCCGGCCGAAAACATCCACGATCTGCATCAGAACGCCGAGCTTGATGGCGCCCATGAAGTAACGCGGAGAGGCGACAATAAGCGGAAAGATGCTTGCCGCCTGCCCGTAGACAGTCGTCAGACCAATCAGCTTCTTGGTGTTCCACATGATGTTCCACCAATTGTCGACCACTCCCCCGTAGAGCGCAGTCAGCTTGGCGTTCTCATTGGCAGCGCCGAAACTGAGCGCGATTGCTTGCGCATTTTCTCGCACGCGCATGAGGGCAAAGCGAAAGTCAGCCTCACGCTTTTGCTGTTCGTTTCTGAGATGCGTGAGCGGGCGACCGATCACAGAAGTGAGCCAGGTGCCGAGTGCGGCATAGAGAACAGCCACGAAAACCATGTAATGGTCTATCGTGACACCATACACAGTGATAGGGCCGGAGAGCTCCCAGAGCACGAAGATGAAGCTGAAGAAGGTCATCCCGTTTGCGACCAGCTCCAGCGACAACTTGATTGCCAGCTCAACGAAGTCGCGACAGTCTTCCGAAATGCGCTGGTCAGGATTTTCATTGCCTTCCGAATCGGTCAGACCGACTATGTAGAAAGCAGTGTCGCCCAGCCAGTTGTTCTTGAAGTGAGCCGTCAGCTCGGTGCGACTCTTTAACTGCAGCCATTGCGTCAAGAAGTAGATGTACATCTTGAGCAATATGGCGACAGCGACGATGTAGAGGAAGCCGGGCATGACGCCATAGAAGCCATGTTCTTCGTCGGGGAAGGTCTGAAGCAGGAGAGCCCAGAACGCATCCTTATTCATCGCCTGGATGGCGTCGAAGAAATC includes:
- a CDS encoding ABC transporter ATP-binding protein/permease gives rise to the protein MRASRHRFLPRRNCPHQAARFAASSTSSSVVLTTEFDETSIRAQQFVETRMNLFKTGATGTVPAGTPNLLAPKVLWRLTRDSWALATPVFKSTQQGSVIALFVGVFVLSTVFVKLTVVFSYWKQDFFDAIQAMNKDAFWALLLQTFPDEEHGFYGVMPGFLYIVAVAILLKMYIYFLTQWLQLKSRTELTAHFKNNWLGDTAFYIVGLTDSEGNENPDQRISEDCRDFVELAIKLSLELVANGMTFFSFIFVLWELSGPITVYGVTIDHYMVFVAVLYAALGTWLTSVIGRPLTHLRNEQQKREADFRFALMRVRENAQAIALSFGAANENAKLTALYGGVVDNWWNIMWNTKKLIGLTTVYGQAASIFPLIVASPRYFMGAIKLGVLMQIVDVFGRVQDSLSWFVDSYEELAKLYAIVHRLTTMKTAIDAARVANCSGIKIEQSSDGKLKFVALAVDMPDQAPLLRIGSRTFESGQSALVGGRSGCGKSTLFAAIAGIWPYGSGTIQRPNNCMFLPQHPYMPMGSLAEVLTYPHAVDAYTPGEILEALAASGLSELSHELDVIDNWSQRLSGGQQQRVSIVRALLAKPDWLFLDESTASLDVDSEAAFFAALQTRLTSTTIISIAHRPEVRQYHVRHLVIAKDVEPHVGPVGKLFEVTD